CAAAGTATCCGACATGACTCGTGCCATCGAAGCCCCGAAAATCGGAATAAAAGTCGCAAGAAAGAACGCTCCGCCTTTCATTTCCATTCCCGAAAAAAGTTTGACCTTTATGCTCGAAAAACAAACCTTCATCCCCATAGGGGTTACATTAAATCCGCTCGGCAAAAAGGGGCTCACCGACATCGAAGAAAGATTCGCACAGTTAGCAGAAAAAGGATTTAATTGTTGTCGAGTCATCCTCACGCCAGAAAATCTCGGGTTGGAATGGACCCCCACCTCGGCAATGCCAGATTATCGAGGCCTCGGAATCTACAATCTGAAAAATGCTTGGCGGCTGGATCGTCTTTGCGAAATCGCTCAAAAACACAAAATCTATCTACTCATAACCCTTTCCACCGGTGACGAATGGACGAACAGATGGGAACAAAATCCCTACAACAAGAAAAATGGAGGTCCCTGCAATTCGGTAGACGACTTCTGGACAGATGTCAAAGCGAGAGTCCAATTCAAACGTCGTCTTCGATATCAAATCAATCTTCTCCAGCACCATCAAAATATTTTGGGTTTCCAAATCTTCGACGGCATAGAAGCACCGGCGTATTGGCTTCGCGAAATCGGCAACGAAATTATCGGAATTCACACCTTCGGGTTACCACTCACGACCTTTCCGGAATCCCAAGAGGCGAGAAAATTGAAACAACTCGGTTTCCGTTCCTTTATTATCGAGTCGGATAAGGATGCAATCCAAGCCGGAAGACAAATTTATACACAGATTGCCGACGCCAACAAAATAGCGCGAAAGCCCACCCTCGTCTTTGCAAATTCCCTTCCGAAAGAACCTCTCGCATTGCGAACTTTCATATGGTCTTCATTTTTATCAGGCGCGTTCGGAGGAATCGTCATCCCTGAAAATGAAATCCGCAACGAAGAATTGCTCAAGAAGGCAATCGTGCCCTTTTCGTCGCTCATCCGAGAAACGAATTGGTCTACTCGAAAATGGGAATCTTCGATGAGTAACGAATCGGAAGCGATAATTTGGTCAATCGCCGACGAATCCGGCGGATTTGCATACATCTCAACGCCCCCCGATGTAACGACTCAACAGGTTTCGATTCGATTCAAACACCTCGGAAACGTCCGTTGTCAATGGATCAACCCCGAAACGGGGGAAAAAATCAAAGAAGAAACCCGAAAATCGGATGGTTCAGTGTTGCGATTCACTGCCATCCCCCCGTTTCGAGACGTTCTTTGTATCTTCTCGAAAGTATAAGAACCCTTTTCGCAAAGCACACATCGCAGTTCTAAGCGATTTCAATGTGTTTTCAAACCACAATTTGTGGTTTTTCGCGTGATTTTTTTCCCAAAATGACCTTTCGCAATAAAAAATTCGAAAAAATCTGGAAAAATAATGATGATGAAGACGAAACATGCATCTTTTTGTGCATCTACATCGTCTTTATCGAATCGGAGCACCATGCTCTGAATCAAAAACCCAAACGGGTTTGAAAATAGGAGAATGAAAACATGGCACGCAAAGTAAAACGCTCGCGAAAGGCTGCTGCAAGCAGAAAGAAAGCGGGCAAATCCCGAGCGACGAAATCGCGCGGGAAGAAGCGCAAGAGCGCTGCTCGACGAAAACGCTCATCCGCTCGAGCCCGAAAACGGACAACTCGCGCACGACGACCATCAGCGGGACGTGCACGTAAGTCTTCTGCAAGGGCTCGGCGCGCAGGTGGCCGCAAAAAGGCTCGTGGCGGCGCGAAAAAAGCGCGAAAGCGAGCGAAAAAAGCCGGCAAAGCCAAAAAAGGCGGCCGAAAGAAGGCTGCTAAAAAAGGTGCGGCCAAAGGAAGACGAAAAAGAGCCCGCAAGGCTCCTGTGATGCCGGAAATGCCTCCAATGGGAGGATTCTGATTCGTGCGCCGAGCCGCTTGCCTTTCCTGATCCATAAAGGCAGCGGCTCGGGCTTTTTGTTGTTTTCAAACCGGCAAGATTTTTCCATGCCGGTTTTTTTTCTTAATTTTGTGATGACGCTCTTTCAGTTTCACGTATCGGACGCCTTCGCCTAAGAGATTCGAATAACTTCTCAGCGCGAATTTGGAATCCGAACGTCAAAAGACCGGGGAACTTACGATAATTCACGAACGGACGGATGCAGTGCGCCACTTGCCCTAATGTAAATTCCACGTCATACCAACTCTTTCGGTCGAAATCGTATTTCAAAAGCACGGAAAAATCCGTCGCCGGAAAATCGAAATCGAAGCGAAGATGCAAGCCACTCGTCGAATAAAGCCTATCGGCATCGAATAACGCAGTACCTGTATCCCACGCAGAAAAATATCCAACAGATGTTTGCACCTGCTCATTCCAGCGATAGGTGAATCCCCCCAAAGGTCGAACCCAAACATAATGATTACCCTCTCCCCAATATCCGGCGAAATCCGCACGAATTCCAAATTTCAATCTCGAACCCAATTCGATTTTTGGAGACAAAATCGTCGTATAAGCTTCCACTCTTTCGTGCCTTTCATTGCTCAAACGAGGATGCACCTCTCCATAACGAATTTGGCCCTGAATCGGAAAACCCCCCACTCGCCCTGATGCATCTATGCCGAAATACCAATCGCGGTCCAATGCAGGAGAAGCACCAGGTCTTGCAACGGTGAAAAAATTCGTTGTTCTCCCCGCAAAAAACGCCACTTCTTCGCGTCCGATAACTCTTTCTTCACGTTCAGGATTCGGAACGCCAATGTGGTCGAAATATCCATCGTAAAACCTTTCACTATCGGGATTGTAAATCGAAATCATCGTGTCCAATTCGTTTTCAGGCCTCGGGCGTGAGTTGAAAGCGACTTGCGTGTTGATAGAGGGAACATGGTCGAAAGTTCTCGAATTTTGTTCGTAAATAAACGACGCCTGATTACCTATCGCAAAAACATTTCTCCAGCGATAGCCCAATTCAAACCCTTCCGTAAATACAGGCGTCGGTGCTTGAATGCCCGTTTGCGAAGGGTCTAATCCGACACGAAACGCAGGTAAATAAGAAGAGAAAAGATCTCCTAAATAAACTTTCGTCTGCTTCGATTCGATGCTTTTCCCAGGACGCAAAACGACTTCTTTGAACCAAAACGAAAAATCGGGTTTTTTCCCCGGACATAAAGTTGCCCAAGCGTTTTTCATTTTCCAAACATTCGGAAGGATTTCGATTTCCTCTGCACTCAGCCTCGCCTCATGTGCGTGAAGAGTAATGCCTGTCGCTATCGCTCGCTTCATAATCCATCTCTCTCTGCCCCCACCTTCTGGATGTTCGTCGAATTCCATAACGATTCGTTCAGCCGATGCTTCCCCGACAGGATCTGTCAACCGCACACCTTTGCGAAACGTAACGGTTCTGGTCTCTTCGTTCACCTCCGCTTCTTCTGCTGTCATTTTCGTTACCTCGTATGTCGCCACGACATTTCCAGAAAATCGCCGGATGGGTGGTTCACTCGTCCAATCTATGACATCCGCTTCCAGTGCAACTCCTCCGATGACTAAACGCGGACGCTGTTGAAAACTTTCTTCTTGATGAATGACCCCTCCAGTTGCGTAAGCCGCCACCAAGAGCGAGAAAACTGCATCTCCGAAAACCATTGACGCCAGTTTACAAGGATAAGGGACGAAGTTATCACCTTTCGCTCGACTCTCAGCCAGTTCCCTTCGAGCGGAACGAAGAGAGTACCGTTTTGGAAGTGAAATTCTTTTCTTATCAAAAATTATGCTCTTTTATAGACCTCCTCCGAAAGGTTCCCCCCTGCTTGTGCGAGGGAAACCGATTTTTTGGCGAAAACATGCAGATTAGGAAGTGGGCAAATGCTTCCTTATCGAGAGTGAACTATGTTTTTCAAAACTTTTTCGTTGCAAGACTTCGAATAATCTCCCATTCCTTTCTTTTCACAGGAGTTATGCTCAAACGGTTCCCCTTTTGCAAAATCACCATTTCCTCGAGTCCGGGGGTATTACGAAGTTCTTTCAAGGAAACGAGACGTGGGAACTTTTCGACTGCGCGAATGGTGACCATCCACCAGCGCGGATTTTCAGGGTTAGAACCAGGGTCGTAGTATTCGGATTTGGGGTCGAATTGGCTGTCATCCGGTATCGCCTCTTTGATCACCTCTGCAATCCCCACAATGCCGGGTTCTTCACAACTGCTGTGGTAGTAAAAAACAAGGTCTCCTACCTTCATCTCGTTCTTCATGTAATTGCGCGCTTTGTAATTCCTCACCCCGTCCCAAGTAGCCGAGCCCTCCTTCAATAAATCATCGAAGGAATACGTCGATGGCTCCGATTTGAAAAGCCAATAATTTCGCTCCATTTAGAGAAATTGTATCCCTTATATCGTTTCGCCACATGCGAAGCGTAAAGCGAGTTCTATAATTAGCACCTCGATGTCATCGAATAAAGAAGTAGTTCGAGAAGGAATCAACCCTTTAGTGCCAGGAGGGTCATTTCTGCATGACTCGCCAGAGGAGGTGTTTTCACCTGAGAAATTCGACTATTCGGCGCGAATGATGTTCGATACGGCGAAGGCTTTTGCAGAGAACGAGGTTTTGCCCTTATTGGAGAGATTAGACAAGCAAGAAGAGGGGCTTATGCCCAGTTTGGTGCGAAATGCATGCGAACTCGGGTTCGGAGGGGTAGACGTTCCCGAAAAGTACGGCGGATTGGGATTGAACAAATCCGTCGCCGTTCGCATTTTAGAAGCCCTCAGCGTGAACGGGAGTTTCAGTACAACGATCGGGGTTCACACGGGTGTTGGTCAAGCGCCTTTAGTGATGTTCGGAAACGAAGAGCAGAAGCAGAAATATCTTCCACCCATTGTAAATGGGGATTGGATGGGGGCATATGCCTTGAGTGAGCCGAACAGCGGTTCAGACGCCTTGAGCCTGAGTGCGAAGGCGGTTCGTGAAGGGAACATTTACTCGCTCAATGGAACGAAGATGTGGATTTCCAATGCGAAATGGGCGAATTTATTCATGACTTTCGCGAAAATAAACGGAGAAAAGTTTTCGTGCTTTTTAGTGGAAAGAGACTTTCCGGGAGTTTCGGTGAGCCGTGAAGAGCACAAAATGGGCTTGAAAGGAAGTTCGACGGCGAGACTCGTGCTCGACGACGCCAAAGTGCCCGCAGAAAATCTTCTTTATAAAGAGGGCGAAGGGCATAAAGTCGCTTTCAATGTCTTGAACATCGGCAGATGTAAGTTGGCGGGGATGGCGCTGGGACAGTGCCGAGAAGCCCTTCGGCAAGCGGTGAATTATTCAAAAGAAAGAAAGCAATTCGGGAAAAGCATCAGCAGTTTCGGACTGGTGAGGGACAAGTTGGCAAGGATGACTGCGTTGATTTTCGGGGTAGAAAGCGCTCTTTACCGCACAACCGGGTTGCTCGATGACGTGTTCGCCCAAGTTGTCGTAGATTCACCCAAAGGAGTAGAGCAATACCGCCAGGCTGCTGAGGAGTATCAAATCGAGTGTTCGTTGGTGAAAGTTCTCTCCACAGAGGTTTTGGATTTTTGTGTGGACGAGGCTTTGCAAATTCACGGCGGATACGGATTTACAGAGGAGTTTCCTGTTGCACGATTGTATCGAGACGCGCGAGTAATGCGCATTTACGAAGGTACGAACGAAATCAACCGTTTATTCGTTTTCGACCGGGTTTTCCGAAAAGGGCTTTACGCGAGCGGCGGCAGAGTTAGAGAAACATTGAGTGGTGTCGTTTCGAACCTTCTTCAGCGCGCCGTGGCAGAGGTCTTTTCGGACGATAAAGGGACACCGAGCGAGCGTAAGGATACACAAGAAATCAAAGGGGCGATGGCGGATTTGATTCTCCTTCTTTATGCTCAGCAGGCGGTGAATGCAAGATTGAAGAATGAGGTCCCGAACTTTTTACGAATGGCAGGAGAATACTTTATCGCTTTGAGCGATGCCTGGGCGCAGAGTCGAATCATCGAATTGAACTCGCGATTGGGGACTAATGAACATCTCGAGCCGCATGGGGATTGGAAAGTGGGCGAAGATGTTGCGGAGGCGGTGCTGGAATTAGGCGGTTGCGCATTATAAAACGATCATCGTTTGGATTCCTTCGGGAATATGGAGGACCTACTCTTGGAATGAAATTTGCTAAGAATGTATATATGCTGCGAGCGCCTACCAAGCCGATGGCGGTTTTAGCATCAATAGCGCTTGTTGACCTTATCGTTACAGCGCTTCTTTATCAAACCGGGTCGATTGTCGAGTTGAATCCCTTAATGCGTCCCCTTTTAGAGCACAGCACATGGGTTTTTGCCCTCGTGAAGTTCTTTACTGTGGCTGTTGCTTATTTGGTGCTTCAGTGGTACAGGAGAACTGACGAAGAATTCGTAAACCGCATTGCAACCGCCGGCTCCCTGGCATACATCGCCTTGTGGACGACCTGGTTTCTCTCCGGGCTGATACTATCTTCAATACAGGCTTCTTCCCCTTGAGGTTTCCCTTCTTGCTCCCCTAATATAAGCTCCTTCCCCTTGAGGTTTCCCTTCTTGCTCCCCCGAAGGGGAAATCGGATTTATTAGCTTCCATCGTTGTTCGCAGGTTCTATTTCCATCTTTTTTACTGATCCATGCGAGTTCATCAAATAAGCATAGTGTGTTAAATATAAAACTAAGAAGAATTTTTTCTCTTTTGAAAGTTTTCTTTTCCTCTTTTACTGAATAGAACCTGGATTACAGTATAGTTACTAGGTTTTAAAAGTTTTTTTCAGTTTTGCTTGCATTCTCGAATATTTTATGTATAATGTACTCAGCCAGCTGGCATGCGGGCTTGATTGCCAAATTCCTGCGCAGGCGGCTGGAAATCTAATCTAAAGAAAAGGAGTGGAGAATGAGGAAACTCACGCTTCTCTGTGCACTGGCTACACTTGGTGTTGCAGCTAATGCGCAACTCATCTATCAAGATCCCGGCACCGGCGACAACGCTTGGGGCGTCATAGACGCTTTTAGTTTCTATGATGATTTCACCGTTGGCAGCCCTGGTTGGGAAATTGACAGAATCGAAACTTACGAATACTACGGCGATGCAGATTCCTTCGGTGACACCTATCGAGTGGACATCTGGACTGCTCCCTCGGACTTAGGTGGCTCAATAGTCGCTGGGACTTATACCCACACCGACGTCAGTGTAGGTCCGATTGGCGGTTACGGCTTCGAGACATTCGCAGTCGGCTTCCAACTCGATGCGACACCTGGTTGCGATGGCCAAGGGCTCGTCCTTAAGCCTGGAACGTATTGGCTTCGCTTCTGGGCTGGCGACTCTGGCGTTGGCTACTTCTGGTACAACGCGAATGTCGGTGCCCCGAACGGCTCCAGCGCATACGTGGATGGTTTCGGTTATTCCGAATCCTGGGCTGGTCAGTCTTTCGACATGTCCTTCAAGATGGAAGGCTGTGTCGTTCCTGAGCCCGCCACATTGCTCGCTATGGGTGCTGGTCTCGCTGCGCTCGCTGCTCGTCTGCGACGCAAGTAAGTTTCTGCGCTAAGGTAGCACTTATAGTTGGAATGCCCCTTTTTGGGGCATTCCTAATTTTTTAAGGTGGCTTCGCAACTCTCAGTCGAAAAGAAAATGAAGCATAAGCCAAAATAGTACAGTTACTAGGTTTTAAAAATTTTTCATGTTTTGGCTTGCATTTTGTGTTATCTCATGTATAATGTAGATAGCCAGCTGGCATGCGGGCTTAATTGCCAATAACCTGCGCAGGCGGCTGGAAATCTTAGGAAATCTAAACTTATGAAAAGGAGTGGAGAAATGAGAAAACTCATCCTTCTCTGTGCAATTGCTACACTTAGCGCAGCAGCCAATGCGCAACTCATCTATCAAGACCCCGGTACTGGTGACAACGCATGGGGCGTCATAGACGCTTTTAGTTTCTATGATGACTTCAACACCGGCCCGGGTTGGATAATTACGAGAATCGAAGCCTACGAGTACTATGGCGATGCGGAGTCCTTCGGCGACACCTATCGTGCAGACATCTGGACAGCTCCATCGGATCTTGGCGGCGTCATGGTAGGTGGTACCTACACTCACACCGACGTCAGTGTTGGCCCGATTGGTGGATACGGCTTTGAGACATTCGCAGTCGGCTTTGATCTCCCGGTTCCGCTCGAGCTAGGACCTGGAACCTACTGGCTTCGCTTCTGGGCTGGCGACTCTGGCGTTGGCTACTTCTGGTACAACGCGAATGTCGGCGACCCGAACGGCTCCAGCGCATACGTGGATGGCTTCGGCTATTCCGAGTCTTGGGCTGGTCAGTCCTTCGACATGTCCTTCAAGATGGAAGGTTCTGTCGTTCCTGAGCCCGCCACATTGCTCGCTATGGGTGCTGGTCTCGCTGCGCTCGCTGCTCGTCTGCGACGCAAGTAGTCTTAGCGCTAAGTAATTAGCAGTTCATTGACACCCCTCCCGAGGGGTGTCAATTTTTTAATTCCATCTCACGGATGTCAATTCCATGAAGCATTACCGGAAGTCAGTCCTTTTCTCGTTTCCTAACTAGGAAGAGACTTTTTAGACCCCCTCCGTAAGGTTCCCCCTGCTTACGCAAACCGGTTTATTTTTTATCCCACGTTCTCTGCGATGTAAAGAAACCGCAATGATGCCAACATTTGTGTTCTCCGAAAACTTTCCCTGAAGAAAATACCGTTACTGCCGATTTCTGATAGGGATGCCCTTCTTTTCGCGCAAGACCGTCTGTTTCGTATCGTGCATTTCCATGTTCCTTGCAGGTTGCGGAGGAGGGGGGACGAGTTCTGGAAGTTCTGGAGACAGCGCTGGGTTCGGAATGCTTACCATCGAGGTGGATTGGCCTGCGAAAAATATGCGTTTCGTCCCGACTTACGCGGAAAGTTTAAAAGCGACCCTCAATCTCAAGAGCGGCGCAGAAGTACTGGTTATCAACCGAACGAGCGACGATGCCTACACAGGTTCTGCCGCTTTCGCAGAACAAATTCCCGCTGGCCAACACACATTAATCGTGGAGGCATTTACAGAACAAAACGCGCAAGGTTCGAAAGTAGCGAGCGCAAACATCGGCGTGCAAATCCTCGTCAACGAAACCACGACGGAAAATGTCACGGCAGACTTGAATACGACGATTCATCATTTGGAAATTGACGGTCAGCCGCTCATCGTTGATGTCGGTGAGCAGAAACAACTGACGGGTCATGCGGAAGACAGCGCGGGGAAAACGATTCTTTTGCCGGACGGTGTTTTGAAATGGTCTTTAGTTTCGGGGGGGCAATACGGCGATATTACTGTGGATGGGCTATTCACGGGAATTGCCGCCGGAGTCGCCGTCGTGCGTCTTGCGGAACCCGAAGCGAATAAAACCGTTCAAGCCAATGTTTCTGTCATTTCGAATACTTTATACGATGTGTACTTTTTGACGGATAGAGACGATTTGTATGGATACGGAATCAATGCGATTTATGCGATGTTTTCCGATGGGAACAATTTGCGAAAAATCACGACGGAAGAAGCGTTTTATTCCACTCCCGCTTTAAGCGCTGACGGAACGAAACTCGTTTTCGTTGCAGATATCAATGGACCGGAAGACGTCTACATGATGAATGCAGATGGGACGGGACTCACGCAAATCACCTTCACTCCCGAACCTGAGATGGATCCTTCCTTCAGTCCGGGGGGTGATAAAATCGTGTTTTCCAGAAATGTGGGGGGGACGTGGCAGATTTTCACGTACACGATAAACAGCGGCGGATTTCTCCAATTGACGACGAACGAGGGAAATAAAACCGGACCACAATTCAGCCCTGACGGCACGAAAATCATTTACGAAAACGATTTAGACGGGGATTTCGAAATTTGGCAGATGAACGTAAACGGCACGAACCCGAGCAAATTGACGGACAACGACAAGAACGATTATTCGCCCGACTTCAGCCCGAGTGGAAACACGATCGCATTCATTTCCGATAGAAACGGACCGGTAGACCTTTACACGATGAACAGCGATGGGACGAACGTAAAGCGCCATACGTTCACCGCAGATTTGGAAGACGACCCCGTTTTTACACCGGATGGTTTGTTCATCGTTTTCGCTATGGAAGTGAAACCCGGAATTTTCGATATCGCGTTATTGGACCCGTTGACGAATCAAGTTACGAATTTGACGAATCATTTTTCGAACGACACCGAGCCCTCCGTAACGATCGTTCCATAGTATAGGAGCGCCGTAAGGCGCGATAATTATTCATAGATTCACGATAGTTTTACTTCCATATAAGCGATACATTCAAAACAAATCAGTTCCCATTACACGTGGGTAAAAAAGCCTCAACAGCGGGAGCTGTTGAGGCATAAAAAAATACAAGTATGGGAACGAGAGTAAAATTAATCACAGTAAAAAATACTGATTTTTACGAAGTTTAAAAAAATTTTCGTTTTTTCGGGTTGCATTTTGAGAAACTCGTTGTATAATTAGCAAATTAATTGCCATAGACCTGCTCCGCAGGCGGTTGGAGATCTAAAGAAATCTAATCTAATGAAAAGGAGTGGAGAAATGAGAAAACCCATCCTTCTCTTTGCAATTGCTGCACTTGGTACTGTAGCCAATGCGCAACTCGTTTACCAAGACCCAGGCACCGGCAATAGCGCTTGGGGCTGGATAGATCTTTTATCTTTCTATGACGACTTTACGATTCCTGACCCGTATTGGGAAATCGATAGAATCGAAACTTATGAGCGCTTTGGCGACGCCAAGCAATGGGAAGATGAATACTATGTGGATATCTGGACCGCTCCTGAAGACCTCGGTGGCTCGAGGATAATTACTTTCAAATACACCGATATCAGCGAAGGACCGATGGGTCCTTATGGCATTAATACTTGGGCAGTAGGCTTTCAGTTCGACCCTTCACCCGGTTGCGATGGTGTAGGGCTCAAGCTTCCACAAGGAACGTACTGGCTGCTCTTCCGGGCTACCGACTACAGCGAACATAATTACGCCTGGTACAACGCTAACTTCCGTAATCCGAACGGCTCCGAAGCATACGTGGATGGCTTTGGCTACTCCAGTCAATGGGCTGGCGACGCTTTCGACATGTCCTTCAAGATAGAAGGCTGTGCCGTCCCCGAGCCCGCCACATTGTTCGCTATGGGTGCTGGTCTCGCCGCGCTTGCCGCTAGTCTGCGACGCAAGTAATCTAAGCCGTTTAAGTAAGTTGCAACTAATTGGCACTTCTTTTTGAGGTGTCAATTTTTTTAATTCTTTTATATGCCTCAACACTCCTGCTGTTGAGGCTACATAGAAAGACCCCCTCCGTAAGGTTCCCCCTGCTTCGCAAGGGGAACCGATTTTGAATAGTGAACTTATATGTAGCCTTTTGCAAAAATGAATAAATTTGATGCCTCAACAGCTCCTGCTGTTGAGCTATAGACCCCCCCTTAAAGGTTCTCCCTGCTTGCGAAAGAGAAACGGCGTTTTTACTTTCGAATAACAAAACCCCCCCTTTAGAGGGGGGTTCGAGATAACGGCATGACCTAAACTCAGCGATAAAGCGCCGTTACAGTTTTGTCGGCATTCATCGTTACATTGAAGTTGGGATTCGGAGTACCCACTGCAGGTCCGAGGGTGCCTTTCCATCCCAAGAACTTATAGCCGCCATACGAGGAAGGTGCGGTGAGAGTAACGTTCGTTCCGTCGTAATAGGTGCGCGTGAAGGGTGTCGTTCCGTCACCGTTTCCATACCCGTCGGTAGTGCACTGAATGGGGATATTGAGTTGCGTTCCGTCTCGCAGTTTCGCCTCGACGGTGAGTTTGCGGTATTCGGCGACCTTCCAACTCGCAATCCACGATTTCCATGCGCTTGGCGAGTCGGCATATTCTCCGACTCCCCAGAAAGTCAAGCCATCGGATGGGTCTACTTGGATTCCGAAATAGTCACCCCAGCGGTATCCGTTCCAGTAGGTAGCACCCGTTTTGAGTTCTATCAACGAACCCATAGTTCCGGATGGGTCGGTGGATTTTCTTCCCGTCGCCCAAACGCTCGGATACTCATTCGCGGATGACCTTGCAACGACCATCCCGATATCCATGAAGTCGTTGAATGCGACTGCTGGGAAGAAAACATAGATTCCACTTCCGGCTTCAACGTTTCCGGACTGCACCAAAGTGACCGTTCCGGAGTTAGGCCAATCGCCGAGGTTGAAGTCGTACCAACGCCCGACAGTATAAGAAGTTGAACTGTTTTTGCGAACAGCGTGCGAGGTGAGGAGTCGTCCGTTCTGATACCAAGTGTTGAAAACCCTTCCATCCAGAACATCCAAATCTGCTGTAGTTCCTTTTTGTGGAGCACTGCTGTTCGGATAGGAAAAGGACGGGACGGAAACTGTAGTGGTATAGAGAACAGGAGAGGTTGTCGCATTCACCATCGCATGGATTTTCATGGAGGAGGTACTGCCGTCCTGCGCAAAGTATTCTATATTCGTAGGTGACTTGCTTTCAGCGGGTTGGACGCTCCATGTTCCACTGCTTTTCACGATATCTTTGTAAGTTACGGTCGCAGCGCCGGATAGGAGTTCGCTCAAATTATATGCGCGGAAAAGGACACCGTTGAAACCACTGCTAAATCCGAAAAGGTTGCCGGTGACGAAGAGGGCTTCGCTATTGATCCCTAAACCCGGATAGTCCACCCAACTGTTGCCGGTTTTCGCATTCGTTCGGTAGAGATACCAGACTCCATTCGGGTCGCTGTCGTCGGAAACGGCGATGTCCAAAAATGCAGTACTCGAATAAACCTCTGCGCACATGACGAAGAACCTGCCAGTGTTCTTGTCATAAAGGCATCTGGGGTCGAAAGTGAAATCCAAAGCGCCGACGGATTTGAAAAATCCATTCGTCGCTTGATTCCCG
This genomic interval from Fimbriimonadales bacterium contains the following:
- a CDS encoding EVE domain-containing protein translates to MERNYWLFKSEPSTYSFDDLLKEGSATWDGVRNYKARNYMKNEMKVGDLVFYYHSSCEEPGIVGIAEVIKEAIPDDSQFDPKSEYYDPGSNPENPRWWMVTIRAVEKFPRLVSLKELRNTPGLEEMVILQKGNRLSITPVKRKEWEIIRSLATKKF
- a CDS encoding acyl-CoA dehydrogenase family protein; translated protein: MSSNKEVVREGINPLVPGGSFLHDSPEEVFSPEKFDYSARMMFDTAKAFAENEVLPLLERLDKQEEGLMPSLVRNACELGFGGVDVPEKYGGLGLNKSVAVRILEALSVNGSFSTTIGVHTGVGQAPLVMFGNEEQKQKYLPPIVNGDWMGAYALSEPNSGSDALSLSAKAVREGNIYSLNGTKMWISNAKWANLFMTFAKINGEKFSCFLVERDFPGVSVSREEHKMGLKGSSTARLVLDDAKVPAENLLYKEGEGHKVAFNVLNIGRCKLAGMALGQCREALRQAVNYSKERKQFGKSISSFGLVRDKLARMTALIFGVESALYRTTGLLDDVFAQVVVDSPKGVEQYRQAAEEYQIECSLVKVLSTEVLDFCVDEALQIHGGYGFTEEFPVARLYRDARVMRIYEGTNEINRLFVFDRVFRKGLYASGGRVRETLSGVVSNLLQRAVAEVFSDDKGTPSERKDTQEIKGAMADLILLLYAQQAVNARLKNEVPNFLRMAGEYFIALSDAWAQSRIIELNSRLGTNEHLEPHGDWKVGEDVAEAVLELGGCAL
- a CDS encoding PEP-CTERM sorting domain-containing protein; the encoded protein is MRKLTLLCALATLGVAANAQLIYQDPGTGDNAWGVIDAFSFYDDFTVGSPGWEIDRIETYEYYGDADSFGDTYRVDIWTAPSDLGGSIVAGTYTHTDVSVGPIGGYGFETFAVGFQLDATPGCDGQGLVLKPGTYWLRFWAGDSGVGYFWYNANVGAPNGSSAYVDGFGYSESWAGQSFDMSFKMEGCVVPEPATLLAMGAGLAALAARLRRK
- a CDS encoding PEP-CTERM sorting domain-containing protein — encoded protein: MRKPILLFAIAALGTVANAQLVYQDPGTGNSAWGWIDLLSFYDDFTIPDPYWEIDRIETYERFGDAKQWEDEYYVDIWTAPEDLGGSRIITFKYTDISEGPMGPYGINTWAVGFQFDPSPGCDGVGLKLPQGTYWLLFRATDYSEHNYAWYNANFRNPNGSEAYVDGFGYSSQWAGDAFDMSFKIEGCAVPEPATLFAMGAGLAALAASLRRK
- a CDS encoding DUF5658 family protein gives rise to the protein MKFAKNVYMLRAPTKPMAVLASIALVDLIVTALLYQTGSIVELNPLMRPLLEHSTWVFALVKFFTVAVAYLVLQWYRRTDEEFVNRIATAGSLAYIALWTTWFLSGLILSSIQASSP
- a CDS encoding PEP-CTERM sorting domain-containing protein; the protein is MKRSGEMRKLILLCAIATLSAAANAQLIYQDPGTGDNAWGVIDAFSFYDDFNTGPGWIITRIEAYEYYGDAESFGDTYRADIWTAPSDLGGVMVGGTYTHTDVSVGPIGGYGFETFAVGFDLPVPLELGPGTYWLRFWAGDSGVGYFWYNANVGDPNGSSAYVDGFGYSESWAGQSFDMSFKMEGSVVPEPATLLAMGAGLAALAARLRRK